The Polaribacter sp. HaHaR_3_91 genomic sequence TTGAATTTCTTCAATTTCGAAACCTGCACTTTTTACAGCTTCTACTACGCTGTTTTTATCTTCATCATCTAAGGTTACTTCTAAAATTTTATCATCGTGCTCTAAATCTACTTTCCATAAATCTACGTTATCTAAATTATTTAACACAGGCGTTACAGATTTAATGCAACTTCCACAATGGATATTTGTTTTGTATT encodes the following:
- a CDS encoding heavy-metal-associated domain-containing protein, whose protein sequence is MTTVKYKTNIHCGSCIKSVTPVLNNLDNVDLWKVDLEHDDKILEVTLDDEDKNSVVEAVKSAGFEIEEIQ